One genomic segment of Musa acuminata AAA Group cultivar baxijiao chromosome BXJ3-3, Cavendish_Baxijiao_AAA, whole genome shotgun sequence includes these proteins:
- the LOC135634061 gene encoding uncharacterized protein LOC135634061, whose protein sequence is MEVDEPRRSHHSPRRVDPIEEHLIDQAFLPSKDEGGKDDIHGLTKHESRVLAKKCGDRDRFACGRRFGIGDVVWAKAFAYTWWPGRIEKMRGSSAWVSFYGCVKSRLVRVVEIHGFEESYARMLRIGGVKLSDVVRLALDDLQRRTALGLMCSCRSSAMGVSEDLDDQIAEATRFEPMEMLGFVLDVATSAWIGEGETVKGVRMSVQVSVYRQHVSICQNSEIDERFCPGKLLDFVTTMAVCWSIDDCDSSSDSEAVAQLDGYRKFVSVCPSRRNLQIVELEDNFLSDESEDDCHEMSDSSSDGEIVVEAREVTEDNHLFDRQEDFEVVQYQVQGDEICMVNRADFSLFDLDEEYESLQDHELEQVAYHGDSTWENIYMSEKLEMQNSTTGISLEEGTETTSTKAFAFTSDVNQIADNGTCFTSDEQTIDSFSSCQSNNLCKNTVDLSAHKIASPGEVIDYDGISFDDSGTENLKQQDGNVTIFEHKDMHSAVGTESSDESSLLQIAPSVGRQWVISHRNDQETQIPTEAVNVNHKIQFSSEVDPIVNRGGNLEIISRLGSLKRTAWQSACKKRRLDHPSSSKSSFMLLKGLEPDGEAIASAVNMTGCCTAPHPGEGGISEKSVSRKALMLSGSDKDMSPSAKNSIVSCGTNQIKGDMRGYCSTFLLKLTNQTKFHRKKRHDLPITSDMSNWTRFYVSPLARDISKSSSNLRKPSTTDRGSGYHKSLHMKFPKDFNLPTREELENKFGVFGPLECSRTRVFFYTGAAQVVFVDHADAAAAYRYVKKKSIFGEANVRFWFDEHENFRKEQKSDDLPVPLVGHSSLYLTSCHQVPDTLHISDKKKNCSANSEHVSDDISVHMEERSSLSFKTYHQTPDAVHRSDKKKSCSTNNGTTYVPNFNNSSLNLKSCLRKPDSPQGKDKRCKVRFIIET, encoded by the exons ATGGAGGTGGATGAACCGCGACGCAGTCATCATTCTCCACGCCGCGTTGATCCTATCGAAGAACATTTAATCGATCAGGCGTTTTTGCCTTCGAAAGACGAGGGCGGGAAGGACGACATCCACGGGCTGACGAAGCACGAGTCTAGGGTTTTAGCGAAGAAGTGCGGTGACCGCGATCGGTTTGCTTGTGGGAGGAGGTTCGGGATAGGAGATGTTGTTTGGGCAAAGGCCTTCGCTTACACTTGGTGGCCCGGCCGAATCGAGAAGATGAGAGGTTCCTCGGCTTGGGTGTCGTTCTATGGTTGCGTCAAGTCTCGGTTGGTTCGGGTTGTGGAAATCCATGGATTTGAGGAGAGTTATGCGCGGATGCTGAGGATAGGTGGGGTGAAGTTGTCCGATGTGGTCAGACTTGCTTTGGATGACTTGCAGCGGAGGACTGCTTTAGGTTTGATGTGTTCTTGCAGGAGTTCGGCTATGGGAGTTAGTGAAGATTTGGATGATCAGATTGCTGAAGCGACGAGGTTTGAGCCCATGGAGATGTTGGGTTTTGTGCTTGATGTGGCGACTTCGGCTTGGATTGGTGAAGGAGAAACCGTGAAGGGTGTTAGGATGTCAGTGCAGGTTTCTGTCTACCGTCAACATGTGTCGATATGTCAGAATAGTGAAATAGATGAAAGGTTTTGCCCAGGTAAATTGTTGGATTTTGTCACCACGATGGCTGTTTGTTGGTCCATTGATGATTGTGACTCTAGCAGTGATTCAGAAGCAGTGGCACAACTCGATGGATATAGGAAATTTGTTTCAGTCTGCCCAAGTAGAAGGAATCTACAAATTGTGGAACTGGAAGACAACTTCCTCAGCGATGAGTCCGAAG ATGATTGCCATGAGATGTCCGATTCATCATCCGATGGTGAGATAGTAGTTGAAGCACGAGAAGTTACAGAAGACAATCATTTATTTGATAGACAAGAAGATTTTGAGGTTGTTCAATATCAAGTTCAGGGTGATGAGATATGCATGGTCAACAGGGCAGATTTCAGTCTCTTTGATCTAGATGAGGAATATGAATCTCTGCAGGATCATGAATTAGAACAAGTAGCTTATCATGGAGATTCAACTTGGGAAAATATCTATATGAGTGAAAAACTTGAGATGCAGAACTCAACAACTGGAATATCATTAGAAGAAGGTACTGAGACAACATCCACAAAGGCCTTTGCTTTCACAAGTGATGTTAATCAGATTGCAGATAATGGGACttgttttacatcggatgaacaaACTATAGACTCCTTCTCTTCTTGTCAATCAAATAATTTGTGCAAAAATACAGTAGATTTGAGTGCCCATAAAATTGCTTCACCTGGTGAGGTTATTGATTATGATGGAATTTCTTTCGATGATTCGGGAACAGAAAACCTGAAACAACAGGATGGCAATGTTACTATTTTTGAGCATAAAGATATGCACTCCGCTGTAGGAACAGAGTCTTCAGATGAAAGCTCTTTGCTTCAGATTGCGCCATCGGTAGGCAGGCAGTGGGTCATCAGCCATCGGAATGATCAGGAAACACAAATTCCAACTGAAGCAGTGAATGTGAACCATAAAATTCAATTTTCATCTGAGGTTGATCCAATTGTTAATAGAGGGGGCAATTTGGAAATTATTTCCAGATTAGGTTCTCTGAAAAGAACTGCTTGGCAAAGTGCCTGTAAAAAAAGGAGGCTTGATCATCCTTCTTCTTCCAAAAGTTCATTTATGTTGCTAAAAGGCCTGGAACCAGATGGAGAAGCTATAGCAAGTGCTGTGAACATGACTGGATGTTGCACTGCTCCTCATCCTGGTGAGGGGGGTATATCCGAAAAATCTGTTTCTAGAAAAGCTCTGATGCTGTCTGGGTCTGACAAAGATATGTCTCCTTCTGCAAAGAACTCTATTGTTTCTTGTGGAACTAATCAAATAAAAGGTGATATGAGAGGTTATTGCAGCACTTTTTTATTGAAACTTACAAATCAGACTAAATTCCACAGGAAAAAAAGGCATGATCTTCCTATTACTTCTGACATGTCCAACTGGACTAGATTTTATGTGTCTCCTCTGGCAAGAGACATCTCAAAATCAAGCAGCAATCTAAGAAAGCCTTCGACGACTGATAGAGGCAGTGGATATCACAAATCATTACATATGAAGTTCCCGAAAGATTTCAATCTTCCTACAagagaagagcttgagaacaagttTGGAGTATTTGGACCATTGGAATGTTCAAGAACTAGGGTTTTCTTCTACACAGGTGCTGCCCAAGTGGTTTTTGTTGACCATGCTGATGCTGCTGCTGCCTATAGATATGTGAAGAAGAAAAGTATATTTGGTGAAGCCAATGTACGTTTTTGGTTTGATGAGCATGAAAATTTCAGAAAGGAGCAAAAGTCTGATGATTTACCTGTCCCCTTGGTGGGGCACTCATCTTTATATCTTACATCATGCCATCAAGTGCCTGATACACTTCACATATCAGATAAGAAAAAGAATTGTAGTGCTAACAGTGAACATGTATCTGATGATATATCTGTGCACATGGAGGAACGCTCATCTCTAAGTTTTAAAACATACCATCAAACACCTGATGCAGTTCACAGATCAGATAAGAAGAAGAGTTGCAGTACCAACAATGGAACCACATATGTACCTAACTTCAACAATTCTTCTTTGAATCTGAAGTCTTGCCTTAGAAAACCTGATTCTCCTCAGGGGAAGGACAAAAGGTGTAAAGTGAGATTCATTATTGAAACATAG
- the LOC103977752 gene encoding large ribosomal subunit protein cL37 alpha, translating into MALLSSAPFSSSCRTLSLPIAANHSLRLQRNLILQPRPFNGARVSLPSLFMERRLIIVRASSETDGKGESEPEASPSEGSEEAVSVENLPLESKLQLKLEQKLRMKLAKKIRLRRKRLLRKRRMRKKGRWPPSKMKKLKNV; encoded by the exons ATGGCTCTCCTCTCCTCCGCTCCTTTCTCCTCCTCTTGTCGAACTCTTTCTCTTCCCATTGCAGCTAATCACT CCTTGAGATTGCAAAGGAACCTCATCCTTCAACCAAGACCATTTAATGGAGCGAGAGTTTCTTTGCCTTCTCTTTTCATGGAGAGGAGGTTGATAATTGTTCGTGCTTCTTCGGAGACTGATGGGAAGGGGGAAAGTGAACCCGAGGCTTCTCCATCTGAGGGGTCTGAAGAGGCTGTGTCAGTGGAGAATCTTCCTCTAGAGTCGAAGCTGCAGCTGAAACTTGAGCAGAAGCTAAGGATGAAGCTTGCAAAGAAGATAAGGCTCCGGAGGAAAAGGCTTTTGCGGAAGCGGAGGATGAGGAAGAAGGGACGCTGGCCACCTTCAAAGATGAAGAAGCTCAAAAATGTATGA
- the LOC135634064 gene encoding serine/threonine-protein kinase-like protein At5g23170 codes for MASPCTLAGREPRGEIAMKEFSYEDIEAATNSFSSEQLIGKGSHGSVYRGVLKGGEVVAVKKPSGGTQSLENDAKLSNEIDILASVKNPSIVNLIGVSRSPTSKLLVMEFMHHGSLHDLLHSSPAAPAWPRRAVMALQVARAVLSLHEAAPAVIHRDIKSANILLDGKWNAKLADFSLAVRDDRLQSLRSTVPAGTIGYLDPCYTESGELGPKNDVFSFGVVLLELVSSRKVMDMERDPSLIVSWALPMIRANRLDEVCDGRVALPDYMRRPIGRMLGVAARCVSEEVERRPLMGEVVGELQGVVEGAVLSWPVWGSVRSKVCGRIHRCVRAWRRCVEKRVTTTRIVCKDHLLDGGNDDCDDERMS; via the exons ATGGCATCTCCTTGCACTTTGGCAG GAAGAGAACCTAGAGGAGAGATCGCGATGAAGGAGTTCAGCTACGAGGACATCGAAGCTGCGACCAACAGCTTCTCTTCCGAGCAGTTGATCGGCAAGGGAAGCCATGGAAGCGTCTACAGAGGCGTGCTGAAAGGTGGCGAGGTCGTGGCCGTGAAGAAGCCATCGGGAGGAACCCAATCCCTTGAGAACGACGCTAAACTGAGTAACGAGATCGACATACTTGCTTCTGTGAAGAATCCAAGCATCGTCAATCTGATAGGCGTCAGTCGCAGTCCAACGAGCAAGCTGCTGGTCATGGAGTTCATGCACCACGGTTCTCTCCATGACCTCCTCCACTCGTCCCCCGCCGCACCTGCGTGGCCTCGACGTGCCGTCATGGCTCTCCAGGTCGCTCGCGCCGTCCTCTCGCTCCACGAGGCCGCACCGGCGGTCATCCACCGCGACATCAAGTCCGCCAACATTTTGCTCGACGGCAAATGGAACGCCAAGCTCGCCGACTTCAGCCTCGCCGTAAGAGACGATAGATTGCAGTCGCTGAGGTCGACTGTACCAGCAGGTACCATCGGCTACTTGGATCCGTGTTACACCGAATCGGGAGAGTTAGGCCCCAAGAACGATGTGTTCAGCTTCGGGGTGGTGTTGTTGGAGCTCGTCAGCTCGAGGAAGGTGATGGACATGGAGCGCGATCCTTCGCTGATCGTGTCGTGGGCTCTGCCCATGATCAGAGCTAACCGGCTCGACGAAGTCTGCGACGGGAGAGTGGCGTTGCCGGACTACATGAGGAGGCCGATCGGTCGGATGCTAGGCGTTGCTGCGCGCTGTGTGTCGGAGGAAGTAGAGAGGCGACCATTGATGGGGGAGGTTGTGGGGGAGCTGCAAGGGGTGGTGGAAGGTGCAGTACTGTCATGGCCAGTGTGGGGTTCTGTAAGGAGTAAGGTGTGTGGGAGAATCCATAGATGTGTGAGGGCTTGGAGGAGGTGTGTTGAGAAGAGAGTGACCACAACAAggattgtgtgcaaggatcacctGCTTGATGGTGGGAACGATGACTGTGATGATGAGCGTATGAGTTGA
- the LOC103977755 gene encoding CO(2)-response secreted protease isoform X2 — MLSSAMAKLLQFVFLICASLSACAISKQTTEPYVVYMGSKPQDGDHETQQAAHLQMLSSVIPSEEKERLSLMQSYHHAFKGFSAMLTEKEAALLSGFDEVVSVFPDGILQLHTTHSWDFLDAESGIGSQRLRRKASSDVIIGIIDTGVWPESPSFNDAGMGRIPSRWKGICMEGSDFKKSNCNRKLIGARYYTSQPESIQPPSNGSHAIKVDAFGSPRDSVGHGTHTSSTAAGSIVPNASYYGLAQGVAKGGSPSSRLAVYKACSLGGCAGSTVMKAIDDAIDDGVDMISISIGMSSVFQSDFLSDPIAIGAFHAHQRGVLVICSGGNDGPDPYTVVNSAPWILTVAASSIDRNFQSTIVLGNGNMFKGTAINFSNLNRSESYPLVFGGAVAAESTPISEASNCYPGSLDADKAAGKIIVCVDTDPTVTRRIKKLVAEGARAKGLILVDEAERGVPFDSGSFPFSEVENDVGVQILKYINSTKKPSAVILPAEEVKVFKPAPVVAYFSARGPGGLTEAILKPDVMAPGVSIIAASIPSSDSGDVLVGKKPSNFAIRSGTSMACPHVAGAGAFVKSAHPRWSPSMIRSALMTTAIITNNLGKPLTSNSGAIASFHDMGAGEISPLRALSPGLVFETTTEDYLHFLCYYGYKNQAIRSISGTSFSCPPNASPDLISNLNYPSTSIAKLGGKQTARTVSRTVTNVGPPNSTYSATVDSPSGLIVKVSPERLVFTKRWMKATYQVTFDAKAASKGYGYGSITWSDGAHSVHTVFAVNVM; from the exons ATGTTATCATCTGCCATGGCCAAACTCTTGCAGTTCGTCTTCCTCATTTGTGCTTCTCTTTCTGCCTGTGCTATTTCGAAACAGACCACGGAG CCTTATGTCGTCTACATGGGGAGCAAACCACAAGATGGAGACCATGAAACTCAACAAGCAGCTCACTTGCAAATGTTGTCTTCAGTTATTCCGAG TGAGGAGAAAGAAAGATTGTCCCTGATGCAAAGCTACCATCATGCATTCAAGGGGTTCTCAGCTATGCTTACCGAAAAGGAAGCCGCTTTATTATCTG GCTTTGATGAAGTGGTGTCAGTTTTCCCTGACGGGATTCTTCAACTTCATACTACGCATTCTTGGGATTTCTTGGACGCAGAATCAGGCATTGGATCGCAGCGACTCCGGCGAAAAGCTTCCAGTGATGTTATAATTGGCATCATTGATACTG GTGTATGGCCAGAATCACCTAGTTTCAATGATGCTGGGATGGGGAGGATCCCATCAAGATGGAAAGGGATTTGCATGGAAGGATCTGACTTCAAAAAATCTAACTGTAATAG GAAGCTGATAGGTGCAAGATACTACACCAGCCAACCAGAATCGATCCAACCTCCATCAAATGGATCCCATGCCATCAAAGTAGATGCTTTTGGATCACCAAGGGATTCTGTAGGCCATGGCACACACACATCATCTACAGCTGCTGGCTCCATCGTGCCAAATGCTAGCTACTATGGCCTTGCACAGGGGGTGGCCAAGGGAGGTTCTCCTTCAAGTAGGCTCGCTGTGTACAAGGCATGCTCACTTGGTGGATGTGCCGGCTCAACTGTAATGAAAGCAATCGATGATGCTATTGATGATGGCGTCGACATGATCTCAATATCAATAGGAATGAGCTCTGTGTTCCAGTCAGATTTTCTTAGCGACCCCATAGCTATTGGTGCATTCCATGCTCACCAGAGAGGCGTGTTGGTCATCTGTTCGGGTGGAAATGATGGACCAGATCCTTACACTGTGGTCAATTCAGCTCCATGGATCCTAACAGTTGCAGCTTCAAGCATTGATAGGAATTTCCAATCAACAATAGTTCTTGGTAATGGAAATATGTTCAAG GGAACAGCCATAAATTTCTCCAATCTTAATCGATCTGAATCATATCCCCTTGTATTCGGTGGAGCCGTAGCAGCAGAATCTACACCGATATCAGAAGCAAG CAATTGCTATCCTGGATCGCTTGATGCTGATAAAGCTGCTGGGAAGATAATAGTGTGTGTCGACACTGATCCAACAGTAACAAGACGAATAAAGAAGTTGGTGGCTGAAGGAGCTAGAGCTAAAGGCCTGATCCTAGTTGATGAGGCAGAAAGAGGTGTGCCATTTGATTCTGGCAGTTTCCCATTCTCAGAGGTTGAAAATGATGTGGGAGTTCAGATACTTAAGTACATAAACTCTACCAA AAAGCCTTCAGCAGTCATTCTACCAGCTGAGGAAGTAAAAGTGTTCAAACCAGCACCAGTTGTGGCGTACTTCTCAGCCAGGGGCCCTGGAGGACTCACTGAAGCCATTCTTAAG CCTGATGTGATGGCTCCAGGTGTCAGCATTATTGCAGCATCAATTCCTTCATCTGACAGTGGAGATGTTCTGGTAGGGAAGAAACCATCAAACTTTGCCATCAGATCAGGGACCTCCATGGCTTGCCCTCATGTTGCTGGTGCAGGTGCCTTTGTGAAATCAGCTCATCCAAGGTGGTCTCCTTCAATGATAAGATCAGCACTCATGACAACAG CTATCATAACCAACAACCTTGGGAAGCCCCTCACAAGCAACTCTGGGGCCATTGCAAGCTTCCATGACATGGGAGCAGGGGAAATAAGTCCACTCAGAGCCTTAAGTCCAGGCTTAGTTTTTGAGACCACCACAGAGGACTACCTGCACTTCCTCTGCTACTATGGCTACAAAAACCAAGCCATAAGATCCATCTCTGGGACCAGCTTCAGCTGTCCACCCAACGCCTCACCAGATCTCATATCCAACCTCAACTACCCCTCCACCTCCATTGCCAAGCTAGGAGGCAAGCAGACTGCGAGGACAGTCAGCAGAACAGTCACCAATGTTGGGCCACCAAACTCAACATACTCTGCAACAGTGGATTCTCCAAGTGGCTTGATAGTCAAGGTCTCACCTGAGAGACTGGTCTTCACCAAGAGATGGATGAAGGCCACTTACCAGGTCACCTTTGATGCCAAGGCTGCAAGTAAGGGATATGGATATGGGTCCATAACATGGTCAGATGGAGCACACTCAGTTCATACTGTTTTTGCAGTGAATGTTATGTGA
- the LOC103977755 gene encoding CO(2)-response secreted protease isoform X1 produces the protein MLSSAMAKLLQFVFLICASLSACAISKQTTEPYVVYMGSKPQDGDHETQQAAHLQMLSSVIPSEEKERLSLMQSYHHAFKGFSAMLTEKEAALLSGWCFHLPAQLNRLLIISSFTNFNSLDQMQVNNLSLDCYLSILIECFGCFTSGFDEVVSVFPDGILQLHTTHSWDFLDAESGIGSQRLRRKASSDVIIGIIDTGVWPESPSFNDAGMGRIPSRWKGICMEGSDFKKSNCNRKLIGARYYTSQPESIQPPSNGSHAIKVDAFGSPRDSVGHGTHTSSTAAGSIVPNASYYGLAQGVAKGGSPSSRLAVYKACSLGGCAGSTVMKAIDDAIDDGVDMISISIGMSSVFQSDFLSDPIAIGAFHAHQRGVLVICSGGNDGPDPYTVVNSAPWILTVAASSIDRNFQSTIVLGNGNMFKGTAINFSNLNRSESYPLVFGGAVAAESTPISEASNCYPGSLDADKAAGKIIVCVDTDPTVTRRIKKLVAEGARAKGLILVDEAERGVPFDSGSFPFSEVENDVGVQILKYINSTKKPSAVILPAEEVKVFKPAPVVAYFSARGPGGLTEAILKPDVMAPGVSIIAASIPSSDSGDVLVGKKPSNFAIRSGTSMACPHVAGAGAFVKSAHPRWSPSMIRSALMTTAIITNNLGKPLTSNSGAIASFHDMGAGEISPLRALSPGLVFETTTEDYLHFLCYYGYKNQAIRSISGTSFSCPPNASPDLISNLNYPSTSIAKLGGKQTARTVSRTVTNVGPPNSTYSATVDSPSGLIVKVSPERLVFTKRWMKATYQVTFDAKAASKGYGYGSITWSDGAHSVHTVFAVNVM, from the exons ATGTTATCATCTGCCATGGCCAAACTCTTGCAGTTCGTCTTCCTCATTTGTGCTTCTCTTTCTGCCTGTGCTATTTCGAAACAGACCACGGAG CCTTATGTCGTCTACATGGGGAGCAAACCACAAGATGGAGACCATGAAACTCAACAAGCAGCTCACTTGCAAATGTTGTCTTCAGTTATTCCGAG TGAGGAGAAAGAAAGATTGTCCCTGATGCAAAGCTACCATCATGCATTCAAGGGGTTCTCAGCTATGCTTACCGAAAAGGAAGCCGCTTTATTATCTGGTTGGTGTTTTCATCTTCCAGCTCAATTGAATCGACTTTTAATCATTTCCTCGTTCACAAACTTCAATTCATTGGATCAGATGCAAGTTAACAATCTCAGTCTTGATTGCTATCTCTCTATTCTGATCGAGTGTTTTGGATGCTTCACATCAGGCTTTGATGAAGTGGTGTCAGTTTTCCCTGACGGGATTCTTCAACTTCATACTACGCATTCTTGGGATTTCTTGGACGCAGAATCAGGCATTGGATCGCAGCGACTCCGGCGAAAAGCTTCCAGTGATGTTATAATTGGCATCATTGATACTG GTGTATGGCCAGAATCACCTAGTTTCAATGATGCTGGGATGGGGAGGATCCCATCAAGATGGAAAGGGATTTGCATGGAAGGATCTGACTTCAAAAAATCTAACTGTAATAG GAAGCTGATAGGTGCAAGATACTACACCAGCCAACCAGAATCGATCCAACCTCCATCAAATGGATCCCATGCCATCAAAGTAGATGCTTTTGGATCACCAAGGGATTCTGTAGGCCATGGCACACACACATCATCTACAGCTGCTGGCTCCATCGTGCCAAATGCTAGCTACTATGGCCTTGCACAGGGGGTGGCCAAGGGAGGTTCTCCTTCAAGTAGGCTCGCTGTGTACAAGGCATGCTCACTTGGTGGATGTGCCGGCTCAACTGTAATGAAAGCAATCGATGATGCTATTGATGATGGCGTCGACATGATCTCAATATCAATAGGAATGAGCTCTGTGTTCCAGTCAGATTTTCTTAGCGACCCCATAGCTATTGGTGCATTCCATGCTCACCAGAGAGGCGTGTTGGTCATCTGTTCGGGTGGAAATGATGGACCAGATCCTTACACTGTGGTCAATTCAGCTCCATGGATCCTAACAGTTGCAGCTTCAAGCATTGATAGGAATTTCCAATCAACAATAGTTCTTGGTAATGGAAATATGTTCAAG GGAACAGCCATAAATTTCTCCAATCTTAATCGATCTGAATCATATCCCCTTGTATTCGGTGGAGCCGTAGCAGCAGAATCTACACCGATATCAGAAGCAAG CAATTGCTATCCTGGATCGCTTGATGCTGATAAAGCTGCTGGGAAGATAATAGTGTGTGTCGACACTGATCCAACAGTAACAAGACGAATAAAGAAGTTGGTGGCTGAAGGAGCTAGAGCTAAAGGCCTGATCCTAGTTGATGAGGCAGAAAGAGGTGTGCCATTTGATTCTGGCAGTTTCCCATTCTCAGAGGTTGAAAATGATGTGGGAGTTCAGATACTTAAGTACATAAACTCTACCAA AAAGCCTTCAGCAGTCATTCTACCAGCTGAGGAAGTAAAAGTGTTCAAACCAGCACCAGTTGTGGCGTACTTCTCAGCCAGGGGCCCTGGAGGACTCACTGAAGCCATTCTTAAG CCTGATGTGATGGCTCCAGGTGTCAGCATTATTGCAGCATCAATTCCTTCATCTGACAGTGGAGATGTTCTGGTAGGGAAGAAACCATCAAACTTTGCCATCAGATCAGGGACCTCCATGGCTTGCCCTCATGTTGCTGGTGCAGGTGCCTTTGTGAAATCAGCTCATCCAAGGTGGTCTCCTTCAATGATAAGATCAGCACTCATGACAACAG CTATCATAACCAACAACCTTGGGAAGCCCCTCACAAGCAACTCTGGGGCCATTGCAAGCTTCCATGACATGGGAGCAGGGGAAATAAGTCCACTCAGAGCCTTAAGTCCAGGCTTAGTTTTTGAGACCACCACAGAGGACTACCTGCACTTCCTCTGCTACTATGGCTACAAAAACCAAGCCATAAGATCCATCTCTGGGACCAGCTTCAGCTGTCCACCCAACGCCTCACCAGATCTCATATCCAACCTCAACTACCCCTCCACCTCCATTGCCAAGCTAGGAGGCAAGCAGACTGCGAGGACAGTCAGCAGAACAGTCACCAATGTTGGGCCACCAAACTCAACATACTCTGCAACAGTGGATTCTCCAAGTGGCTTGATAGTCAAGGTCTCACCTGAGAGACTGGTCTTCACCAAGAGATGGATGAAGGCCACTTACCAGGTCACCTTTGATGCCAAGGCTGCAAGTAAGGGATATGGATATGGGTCCATAACATGGTCAGATGGAGCACACTCAGTTCATACTGTTTTTGCAGTGAATGTTATGTGA